In Arachis stenosperma cultivar V10309 chromosome 1, arast.V10309.gnm1.PFL2, whole genome shotgun sequence, one DNA window encodes the following:
- the LOC130941077 gene encoding hydroxyproline O-galactosyltransferase GALT6-like — protein MKRGGGGGGGRGGKFETVVSLSRQRTIQALVFVSLLYLLIFIFEIPFFFFTKTTTNRSTNELATRSNKLDDSPTLLSQRVSLTSLQPEGERQTYAFVSRIFDDEAVLDHSDGPIHETARHARQEGKKVWEELESGIEQGISTEDTENLIGSCPQSVYLTGAEFEARGKVVEIPCGLTLGSHVTVVGKPRKAHVTGSSNGEAWYEEGEGGGGRVVSHFVMELQGLRTVDGEEPPRILHFNPRLKGDWSGKPVIELNTCYRMQWGTSLRCDGWKSRADEETVDGLVKCEKWRKDDSTDEEQSKAAWWMKRMAGRKSVTADWPFPFAEDSLFVLTLSAGFEGYHVNVDGRHVASFPYRTGFALEDATGLTLTGDVDVQSIVAASLPSSHPSFSPEQYLEMSPTWISPTLRDSNVEMLIGILSAGNHFAERMAARKTWMQHSLIKSSQLVARFFVALHKRKEVNVQLKKEAEYFGDIIIVPYMDNYELVVLKTVAICEYGVHKVSAKHIMKGDDDTFINLDAFLDKARQVPDYISFYFGNMNYHHKPLRHGKWAVTYEEWPEEDYPPYANGPGYILSSDIAEYIVSEFEMHRLRLFKMEDVSMGMWVGQFNSTKPVRYLHSLKFCQYGCIEGYFTAHYQSPRQMLCLWEKLENQTWPQCCNMR, from the exons AtgaagagaggaggaggaggaggaggagggagaggaGGTAAATTCGAAACGGTTGTATCGTTGAGTAGGCAACGAACCATTCAGGCTCTGGTATTTGTATCGTTATTATACCTCTTGATTTTCATCTTCGAAatccccttcttcttcttcacaaaAACAACTACTAACCGCTCCACCAATGAACTCGCCACCCGCTCTAACAAACTCGATGATTCCCCCACTCTCTTGTCCCAGCGCGTGTCACTCACCAGCCTTCAACCAGAAGGAGAACGACAAACCTACGCCTTCGTTTCGAGAATCTTCGACGATGAAGCCGTGTTGGACCACTCCGACGGACCGATCCACGAAACCGCAAGGCATGCGCGCCAAGAAGGGAAGAAGGTATGGGAGGAGCTTGAATCCGGAATCGAGCAAGGAATCTCAACCGAGGATACGGAAAATCTGATCGGGTCGTGCCCGCAGTCCGTTTATTTGACCGGGGCGGAGTTCGAGGCCCGAGGGAAGGTAGTGGAGATCCCGTGTGGGCTCACCTTGGGTTCGCACGTGACCGTGGTAGGGAAGCCACGGAAGGCGCACGTGACAGGTTCTTCGAATGGGGAGGCGTGGTACGAGGagggagaaggaggaggagggagGGTGGTTTCGCATTTCGTGATGGAGCTGCAGGGGCTGAGGACGGTTGACGGTGAGGAACCGCCGCGGATACTACATTTTAATCCGCGGTTGAAAGGGGATTGGAGCGGGAAACCGGTGATCGAGCTCAACACGTGTTACAGGATGCAGTGGGGCACCTCCTTGCGCTGTGACGGTTGGAAATCTAGGGCTGATGAAGAAACCG TTGATGGGCTGGTAAAGTGTGAAAAGTGGAGAAAGGATGATAGCACAGATGAAGAGCAATCCAAGGCAGCCTGGTGGATGAAAAGGATGGCTGGCCGGAAATCAGTAACAGCTGACTGGCCATTCCCATTTGCAGAGGACAGCCTATTTGTTCTTACTCTTAGTGCCGGATTCGAGGGCTATCATGTTAATGTTGATGGTAGACATGTTGCTTCTTTTCCTTATCGCACT GGCTTTGCGCTTGAAGATGCCACAGGACTTACTTTGACGGGGGATGTTGATGTTCAGTCTATAGTTGCCGCTTCTCTGCCTTCATCACATCCTAGTTTTTCACCAGAGCAATATCTTGAAATGTCACCAACATGGATTTCCCCGACACTTCGTGACTCTAATGTAGAGATGCTTATTGGCATTCTCTCTGCTGGAAACCATTTTGCCGAGCGTATGGCTGCCAGGAAGACGTGGATGCAGCATAGTCTTATCAAATCTTCACAATTGGTGGCTCGTTTCTTTGTAGCACTG CACAAAAGGAAAGAAGTTAATGTACAATTGAAGAAGGAGGCAGAGTATTTTGGTGATATAATTATAGTGCCTTACATGGATAACTACGAACTTGTTGTGTTGAAAACTGTTGCGATATGTGAATATGGA GTTCACAAGGTGTCTGCTAAACATATCATGAAAGGTGACGATGACACGTTCATAAATCTGGATGCCTTTTTAGACAAAGCAAGACAGGTTCCAGATTATATAAGCTTTTATTTTGGGAACATGAATTACCACCACAAGCCTTTGCGGCATGGTAAATGGGCTGTGACATATGAG GAGTGGCCAGAAGAGGATTATCCTCCATATGCTAATGGACCGGGTTATATTTTGTCTTCTGATATAGCAGAGTACATTGTATCTGAATTTGAGATGCATAGATTAAGA TTATTTAAGATGGAAGATGTGAGTATGGGAATGTGGGTAGGGCAATTTAACAGCACAAAACCGGTGCGCTATCTGCATAGCTTGAAGTTCTGCCAATATGGCTGCATAGAAGGATATTTCACAGCACATTACCAATCCCCTAGGCAGATGTTGTGCTTGTGGGAAAAATTGGAGAACCAAACATGGCCTCAGTGCTGCAACATGAGATAA